One genomic region from Candidatus Nitrosopumilus koreensis AR1 encodes:
- a CDS encoding hydroxymethylglutaryl-CoA reductase, degradative has protein sequence MPDSSISKFFEKTRKERLDVIKNFANLTEDDIQSLELPDGGITFDKADKMVENAFGTFSLPLGVATNFKINNKDYLVPMVIEEPSVIAAASKAAKLARSKGGFTVAADESYSIGQIQVLGANIDDAISKIKENTKDILDLANSKSNTLSKMGKGAKEITCKKLDTDFEPMLIVELLIDVGDAMGANVTNTMCEGVAPLIEKLTGGKTLLRILSNYSTRRMVKATAVFDKESVGGDEVVDNMIHAYQFAKHDVYRAVTHNKGIMNGIIAVANATGQDSRAIEAAANAYAARSGQYRSLSEWNKDSDGNLVGTLEIPLSVGIVGGIINVHPVAKICTKILGSESAKELACIIAATGLAQNFSAMRALATDGIQKGHMRLHARNLASAAGATTEQIDKIVSQMIEENNISLDNAKELVKSMN, from the coding sequence ATGCCTGACTCGTCAATTTCAAAATTTTTTGAAAAGACTAGAAAGGAAAGACTAGATGTAATCAAAAATTTTGCAAATCTAACGGAAGATGATATTCAATCATTAGAACTACCTGATGGTGGAATTACATTTGATAAAGCAGATAAGATGGTAGAAAATGCGTTTGGAACATTTTCACTACCACTAGGAGTTGCAACTAACTTCAAAATCAACAACAAAGATTATCTTGTACCTATGGTAATTGAAGAGCCTTCTGTAATTGCTGCAGCATCAAAGGCAGCCAAACTTGCAAGATCAAAAGGCGGGTTTACAGTAGCTGCTGATGAGTCTTACAGTATAGGACAGATTCAAGTTTTAGGTGCAAATATAGATGATGCAATATCTAAAATCAAAGAAAACACCAAAGATATTTTGGATCTTGCAAATTCAAAAAGTAACACACTTTCTAAGATGGGAAAAGGAGCAAAAGAGATCACATGCAAAAAACTTGACACCGATTTTGAACCAATGTTAATTGTTGAACTTTTGATTGATGTAGGTGATGCAATGGGTGCAAACGTTACCAATACAATGTGTGAAGGTGTTGCCCCATTAATTGAAAAATTAACTGGAGGAAAAACACTTCTCAGAATACTATCAAATTATTCTACGAGACGTATGGTAAAGGCAACTGCTGTTTTTGATAAGGAATCAGTTGGAGGTGACGAGGTTGTAGACAATATGATTCATGCATATCAATTTGCAAAACACGACGTGTATCGAGCAGTAACTCATAACAAAGGAATCATGAATGGAATCATTGCAGTGGCAAATGCTACCGGACAAGACAGTCGTGCAATAGAAGCCGCTGCAAATGCATATGCTGCACGCTCTGGGCAATACCGCTCATTGTCTGAATGGAATAAAGATTCTGATGGAAATCTTGTTGGTACTCTGGAAATTCCATTGTCTGTTGGAATTGTAGGTGGCATCATCAATGTTCATCCTGTTGCAAAAATTTGTACCAAAATTCTAGGTTCAGAATCTGCAAAAGAACTGGCCTGTATTATTGCTGCAACAGGTCTTGCTCAGAACTTTAGTGCTATGAGGGCACTTGCAACTGATGGTATACAAAAAGGACACATGCGTCTTCATGCAAGAAACTTGGCATCCGCAGCAGGTGCCACTACTGAGCAGATTGATAAGATAGTTTCTCAGATGATTGAAGAAAATAATATTTCTCTTGATAATGCTAAAGAACTAGTAAAAAGTATGAATTAA
- a CDS encoding N,N-dimethylformamidase beta subunit family domain-containing protein: MKKVVFALSGIIILITVVLIFFSPQENLSNTEEKNISQDIVFDLNYNPGGNRINLDTSDLFLQYTYEEDLNKDMSFRYSWFEPKEESLSIINEMKKGVGKTIVILPVFTHSAYGSNGFYDYYDGICGKECLTVKIDRVQPPQYNSGKNAIQILNLLGFEMISDIDVHKNPNILVQYDKVILLHNEYVTKEMFDAIDSHPKVLYLYPNALYAEVSYDEQNDEITLVKGHAYPDSSIDNGFNWEFDNTRPYEYDTECANWEFYKIDNGVMLNCYPEYIIWKDTSLLESIIKND; the protein is encoded by the coding sequence ATGAAAAAAGTAGTTTTCGCTCTAAGTGGAATAATAATACTAATCACAGTTGTTTTAATATTTTTTTCACCACAAGAGAATTTGTCCAATACAGAAGAAAAAAACATCAGCCAAGACATAGTGTTTGATTTAAACTATAACCCAGGTGGAAATCGTATTAATTTAGATACATCAGACCTTTTTTTGCAATACACATATGAAGAAGATCTAAACAAGGACATGAGTTTTAGATATTCTTGGTTTGAACCTAAAGAAGAATCACTGTCAATAATTAACGAAATGAAAAAGGGTGTGGGTAAAACAATTGTTATTCTTCCAGTTTTTACTCATTCTGCATATGGTTCAAATGGATTTTATGATTATTATGATGGAATTTGCGGAAAAGAATGTTTAACTGTAAAAATAGATAGAGTACAACCACCGCAATATAATTCAGGAAAAAATGCAATCCAGATTTTAAATTTATTAGGATTTGAAATGATTTCTGATATTGATGTTCATAAAAATCCCAACATTTTGGTCCAATACGATAAAGTAATTTTGTTACATAATGAATATGTCACAAAAGAAATGTTTGACGCAATTGATTCACATCCAAAAGTGTTGTATCTTTATCCAAATGCCCTTTATGCTGAAGTATCTTATGATGAACAAAACGATGAAATCACATTAGTAAAAGGTCATGCATATCCAGATTCATCAATAGATAATGGGTTTAATTGGGAATTTGATAATACTAGACCGTATGAATATGATACAGAATGTGCAAATTGGGAATTTTATAAAATTGATAACGGTGTGATGTTAAATTGTTATCCAGAATACATTATTTGGAAAGACACATCACTACTTGAATCAATAATAAAAAACGATTAA
- a CDS encoding HAD-IA family hydrolase, translating into MNNQKFDSIIFDCDGVLVDITQSYDKTIDKTCKYILKEYAGIDSITIDHKIIDGFKASGGFNDEVDLTYAAVLSLYVADKLNENPSEFICKVISNTDKTGILSVQSYVKSICDISEFLSKLGSLDDRHRNPVYSIFDQIFFGPELYEKLFEKPSKFSEKGMISNDKVILSVSLLKTLQKEFGKKLAVVTGRGIESIRYSLKDMLNYFDINSSAFLEDEPRALAKPNPAALIRAIQAMGSKNCLYVGDSMEDYMMAKDATAAGNPTTFCAIVGTSTNPEDRRKLFAKSGVQMILESINDIPKVLNLV; encoded by the coding sequence TTGAACAATCAAAAATTTGATTCTATAATTTTTGATTGTGATGGAGTGTTGGTAGATATTACTCAGTCTTATGACAAAACAATCGACAAGACATGCAAATACATCCTTAAAGAATATGCAGGAATTGATTCCATTACTATTGATCATAAAATAATTGATGGGTTCAAAGCATCAGGGGGATTCAATGATGAAGTTGACTTGACATATGCTGCAGTATTGTCATTGTATGTAGCTGATAAACTAAACGAGAATCCCTCTGAATTTATCTGTAAAGTTATATCAAATACTGATAAAACTGGAATACTTTCTGTTCAGAGTTATGTTAAATCCATTTGTGATATTTCTGAATTTTTATCTAAATTAGGTTCATTAGATGATAGACACCGCAATCCAGTTTATTCTATCTTTGATCAGATTTTTTTTGGACCAGAACTGTATGAAAAATTGTTTGAAAAACCATCAAAATTTTCTGAAAAAGGTATGATCTCAAATGATAAAGTAATTTTATCTGTATCTCTATTGAAAACATTGCAAAAAGAATTTGGAAAAAAATTGGCAGTTGTTACTGGCAGAGGAATTGAATCAATTCGTTATTCCCTAAAAGACATGCTAAATTACTTTGACATAAACAGCTCTGCATTTTTAGAAGACGAACCAAGAGCGTTGGCAAAACCAAATCCTGCAGCACTTATTCGCGCTATACAAGCTATGGGTTCAAAAAATTGTCTGTATGTGGGCGATTCAATGGAGGATTATATGATGGCAAAAGATGCAACAGCGGCAGGAAATCCTACCACTTTTTGTGCAATTGTGGGTACAAGCACAAATCCTGAAGATAGACGTAAACTATTTGCAAAGTCAGGCGTGCAAATGATTCTTGAATCAATAAATGATATTCCGAAGGTATTAAATTTAGTTTGA
- the hisG gene encoding ATP phosphoribosyltransferase: MSEIRFAIPKGSLEEATFKLLERSWTKVNRKSRTYRVYLDDPKIIVKMLRPQEIPTLVNEGLYDVGITGKDWVGETNADVEPILDLEYGKIRLVIAFPDNYRYKNLDAMIADYAKMKKTLRISSEYLTTASRFIKSCKSYKKYFGNKDPQIITPWLRIGTNKSVQIHLSFGATEAKPPEDVDAIMDVTETGTTLKQNKLKIVDEVLTSTAHLIVNKKSLKDKAKREKIFDIVTLMRGAVHGKKYLHIYLNVEEKNLPKMLKQISSLKKPTISPLSEDGWYGVNTVIKKSEFHKIIPKLRKIAQGLVVHEPRQILELEEIKRDEEN; encoded by the coding sequence ATGTCTGAAATTAGGTTTGCTATTCCTAAAGGAAGTTTGGAGGAAGCTACATTCAAGCTTTTGGAGAGGTCATGGACCAAGGTCAACCGTAAGAGTAGAACATACAGAGTATATCTTGATGATCCAAAAATTATTGTAAAGATGCTTCGACCTCAGGAGATTCCAACCTTAGTTAATGAAGGATTATACGATGTAGGAATTACTGGAAAAGATTGGGTAGGTGAAACAAACGCTGATGTAGAACCAATTCTGGACCTAGAATATGGTAAGATTAGACTAGTTATTGCATTTCCAGATAATTATCGATACAAAAATCTAGATGCAATGATTGCAGATTATGCTAAAATGAAAAAGACTTTGAGAATTTCTTCTGAATATCTCACAACCGCGTCTCGTTTTATCAAGAGTTGCAAATCTTACAAAAAATATTTTGGAAACAAAGATCCACAAATTATCACTCCTTGGCTGCGTATTGGAACTAACAAATCAGTTCAGATTCATCTGTCATTTGGTGCAACAGAGGCAAAACCCCCAGAAGATGTGGATGCAATCATGGATGTAACTGAAACTGGAACTACGCTAAAACAAAATAAACTCAAAATTGTAGATGAAGTTCTCACATCAACTGCACATCTAATAGTAAACAAAAAATCACTTAAAGACAAAGCAAAACGAGAAAAGATTTTTGATATTGTTACTCTGATGAGAGGTGCAGTACATGGCAAAAAATACCTACACATTTACCTAAATGTAGAAGAGAAGAATCTACCAAAGATGCTAAAACAAATTTCATCATTAAAAAAACCAACAATTAGTCCACTAAGCGAAGATGGTTGGTATGGTGTAAACACAGTGATTAAAAAATCAGAATTTCACAAAATAATTCCAAAATTACGAAAGATTGCACAAGGATTAGTGGTACATGAACCACGACAAATCCTGGAACTTGAGGAGATCAAACGTGATGAGGAAAATTGA
- the hisC gene encoding histidinol-phosphate transaminase encodes MKNSWYAKKLEEYAKLSGYKKPEKFDDVLKLDSNENFVINKKFQQDVISYARANSDVREYPLGGIERLVSKLSKYLKVSENMIGVGNGSDQILDLFLTNLASKKTRILTSDPTFGFFEERCKLYAIPCIKIPFSSDMKLDLEKFNANLGKCQILYLDSPNNPTGFQFSKTQIESLLKKFDGLVIIDEAYGEFGDSSTVSLTKKYDNLVVVKTFSKAFGLAGLRLGYFVANKKIVEVFNQVLQYPYPLNTLAIEAGIASLDKVDQMREAAEIIKAERKKIIETLRKYDAFTVFDSKANFVLFDAKGADKRVFAALVEQGISIRKLGKIGSHSGCLRVTVGTKEMNSKFLLAIRDLLG; translated from the coding sequence ATGAAAAACTCGTGGTATGCAAAAAAATTAGAAGAATATGCAAAGCTAAGTGGTTACAAAAAACCTGAAAAGTTTGATGATGTTTTAAAACTAGACTCTAATGAGAATTTTGTAATAAACAAAAAATTTCAACAGGATGTCATTTCTTATGCTAGAGCAAATTCTGATGTTAGAGAATATCCGTTGGGTGGAATAGAAAGACTGGTATCAAAACTATCAAAGTATCTTAAAGTTTCTGAAAACATGATTGGTGTTGGAAATGGCTCTGATCAAATCTTGGATTTGTTTTTAACAAACCTGGCATCAAAAAAGACTAGAATTCTAACGTCTGATCCAACATTTGGTTTTTTTGAAGAACGATGTAAACTATATGCAATTCCTTGTATCAAGATCCCTTTTTCATCTGATATGAAATTAGATCTTGAAAAATTCAATGCTAATTTAGGAAAATGTCAAATTCTATACTTGGATTCCCCAAACAATCCTACTGGTTTCCAATTTTCAAAGACTCAGATAGAATCATTGCTCAAAAAATTTGATGGGTTGGTAATTATTGATGAAGCATATGGAGAATTTGGTGACTCATCAACTGTTTCACTAACCAAAAAATATGACAATCTTGTAGTTGTCAAAACATTTTCCAAAGCTTTTGGTTTGGCAGGTCTTCGTTTAGGATACTTTGTGGCAAACAAGAAAATAGTTGAGGTGTTCAACCAAGTATTGCAATATCCATATCCTCTTAACACTCTTGCAATTGAGGCAGGAATTGCCTCACTGGACAAAGTAGATCAGATGAGGGAGGCAGCAGAAATCATCAAGGCCGAGCGCAAAAAAATCATTGAGACTCTACGCAAATACGATGCTTTTACAGTATTTGATTCCAAGGCTAATTTTGTCCTATTTGATGCTAAAGGTGCAGACAAGCGTGTGTTTGCTGCACTAGTTGAACAAGGAATTTCCATACGTAAACTGGGTAAGATTGGTTCTCATTCTGGATGTCTGCGTGTTACTGTTGGAACTAAGGAAATGAATTCAAAATTCCTTTTAGCAATACGTGATCTTTTAGGATAA
- a CDS encoding PQQ-dependent sugar dehydrogenase, with protein sequence MDKKISIAVIVVAVVFSVFVLASPSDPIPLPEPNINSKSDSVVILAENLDKPRSIAVSDNLIFVTEKDGFIRVIENDIQLESPLAALRSANVFDGGLLGITLHPNFSENHLLYVFLTYEENGNLWNKILRITESENKLQDAETIFDKIPGSSFTNGGFIKFGPDEKLYVGTGTISDASHLPQDLNSLSGKILRLNDDGSIPDDNPFSNSPVYSLGHRNPQGMTWDGDGNLYVAEFGPEKNDEINVILAGENYGWPEQQCSGNESFEDAILCYDPSIEPGGILFYTGDKFDFDFPFIMASMRASNLYQVDFEEGLSSQKSILSGIGRVRDVVQGPDGYLYVITSNTDGKGFPDANDDKLLRILK encoded by the coding sequence ATGGACAAAAAAATTTCAATTGCAGTAATTGTTGTTGCTGTTGTGTTTTCTGTATTTGTTTTAGCTTCTCCTTCAGATCCTATTCCTTTACCTGAACCTAACATTAACTCTAAAAGTGACTCAGTAGTTATTTTGGCAGAAAATCTAGATAAACCTCGTTCAATTGCAGTTTCTGATAATCTAATTTTTGTAACAGAAAAGGATGGTTTTATCAGAGTAATTGAAAATGATATACAATTAGAATCCCCACTTGCGGCATTACGTTCTGCTAATGTTTTTGATGGTGGTCTGTTAGGAATTACACTGCATCCAAATTTTTCAGAGAATCACCTTCTCTATGTATTTTTGACTTATGAAGAAAATGGAAACTTGTGGAATAAAATACTCCGAATTACAGAATCTGAAAATAAACTTCAAGACGCAGAAACGATATTTGATAAAATCCCTGGTTCTTCTTTTACAAATGGTGGATTTATCAAATTTGGTCCTGATGAAAAATTGTATGTGGGAACTGGAACTATATCTGATGCTTCACATTTGCCACAAGATCTGAATTCTTTGTCTGGAAAAATTTTGAGACTAAACGATGATGGTTCTATTCCGGATGATAATCCATTTTCAAATTCTCCTGTGTATTCATTAGGACATAGAAATCCACAAGGAATGACTTGGGATGGTGATGGTAATTTGTATGTGGCAGAATTTGGACCTGAAAAGAATGATGAAATTAATGTGATTTTGGCAGGTGAGAATTATGGTTGGCCTGAGCAACAATGCTCAGGCAATGAAAGTTTTGAAGATGCTATCCTTTGTTATGATCCTAGTATAGAACCGGGAGGAATTTTATTTTACACTGGTGACAAATTTGATTTTGACTTCCCCTTTATCATGGCATCAATGAGGGCATCTAATCTGTATCAAGTAGATTTTGAAGAAGGTTTGAGTTCTCAAAAATCAATACTGAGTGGAATTGGACGTGTCCGAGATGTTGTGCAGGGACCTGATGGTTATCTTTATGTGATTACTTCTAATACTGATGGAAAAGGTTTTCCGGATGCCAATGATGATAAACTGTTGAGGATATTAAAATAA
- the hisD gene encoding histidinol dehydrogenase, which translates to MKIISINNPEQFLKKIGTKNSSKNQKIVESILNDVKNNGDTALKKYEKKFGAGKISSLRVSQREITSAYSKVSAKDISAIKLAKSRLSKAESAIKRQFKDITIKFDGTKLSKSFVPIDSVGCYVPGGMARYPSSAVMSVTPAQIAGVKRIVVVSPPNSLGNIDPLTIVAADICGATEIYKTGGAQSIAALTYGTPSIKKVDKIVGPGGAFVTLAKYLVSNIVSIDMMAGPTELGIVIDSATDADLAALDLISQAEHSSDTFCYALTTSNSIAKKIQSSVNSKLQNIQRSKIVKSSLESNGFIGVCKASDIVNIVNDLAPEHLEIMSKNVKKWNKIKNPGLVLLGKNSPSSASDYLLGSNHILPTNGFGKTRGSLSVLDFVKLLTKVETSKKDLQKISKSMQDLTLAEGLPNHYEAVRGRL; encoded by the coding sequence ATGAAAATCATTTCAATTAATAACCCAGAGCAGTTTCTAAAGAAAATAGGCACAAAAAACTCTTCAAAAAACCAGAAAATTGTAGAATCTATACTCAACGATGTAAAAAATAATGGTGATACTGCACTTAAAAAATATGAAAAAAAGTTTGGAGCAGGTAAAATTTCGTCATTAAGAGTTTCACAACGTGAAATTACTAGTGCATACTCTAAAGTTTCAGCAAAGGATATCTCTGCAATCAAACTCGCAAAATCAAGATTATCAAAAGCAGAATCTGCAATAAAACGTCAGTTCAAAGATATTACAATAAAATTTGATGGAACAAAACTCTCAAAATCCTTTGTTCCAATTGATAGCGTTGGATGTTATGTGCCAGGTGGAATGGCAAGATATCCAAGTTCTGCTGTAATGTCTGTTACTCCTGCACAAATTGCAGGTGTGAAAAGAATAGTTGTAGTATCTCCACCTAACTCTTTAGGAAATATAGATCCATTAACGATTGTGGCAGCTGATATTTGTGGCGCAACTGAAATTTACAAAACTGGTGGTGCACAATCAATAGCAGCATTAACATATGGGACACCTTCTATCAAAAAAGTAGATAAGATTGTAGGACCTGGTGGTGCATTTGTTACTTTAGCAAAATATCTGGTAAGCAATATTGTATCCATAGACATGATGGCAGGTCCAACTGAACTAGGAATTGTCATTGATTCTGCAACAGATGCTGATCTTGCAGCACTAGATCTTATTTCACAAGCAGAACACTCTTCAGATACATTTTGTTATGCACTGACTACCTCAAACTCAATTGCAAAGAAAATCCAATCTAGTGTAAATTCTAAACTCCAAAATATTCAGCGCTCAAAGATTGTAAAATCTAGTCTTGAATCAAATGGATTCATTGGTGTGTGTAAGGCATCTGATATTGTCAATATTGTAAATGATCTGGCACCTGAGCACTTGGAGATTATGAGCAAAAATGTTAAAAAATGGAATAAAATCAAAAATCCTGGATTAGTTTTACTCGGAAAAAACAGTCCATCTTCTGCAAGTGATTATTTACTAGGCTCAAATCACATATTACCAACAAACGGATTTGGCAAAACTCGAGGTTCCTTATCTGTATTAGATTTTGTAAAACTCTTAACCAAAGTAGAAACTAGCAAAAAAGATTTACAGAAAATATCAAAATCTATGCAGGATCTCACTTTAGCAGAAGGATTGCCAAATCACTATGAGGCAGTAAGGGGTAGATTGTAA
- a CDS encoding tRNA(Ile)(2)-agmatinylcytidine synthase: protein MSELPKEIVVKKTVLNIGFDDTDSPKGMCTTFLAYKVVDLLKKQKTEFLDFPRLVRFNPNIPWKTRGNGAVSIRIKTSKPSKIKKQIKNLVSKYSDTKNGANPGLVFFESESIPSEFTKFSDLALWQLINRNNAKKFAKKNNLEYFYKGNGQGLVGAIGAIGYDFHDHTLELLSYRKKQKFGKERKISIKSVKEMQEKTYPDTFNSFDTKKGRVLITPHGPDPVFFGVRGENVGSLIHASKILKSEERLDGYMIFKSNQGTGDHLKHELTFETLKPYASGKLTGVVSNSPKIVKGGHVFFKILSNNNEFWCAVYKPTGISVIASNLIKGDKISVGGGVRKASKNFPRIINLEFIEILSLENQLITSNPTCKKCNKKMKSKGKGQGFQCVRCGKKSPRKITEKIPRSIDKQLYLPKISAHRHLTRPRQRQGVTNKSNNFKKSLPWFCVYQN, encoded by the coding sequence ATGTCTGAATTACCCAAAGAAATTGTGGTAAAAAAAACTGTTCTTAACATTGGATTTGACGATACTGATTCCCCAAAAGGAATGTGCACTACTTTTCTAGCGTACAAAGTAGTTGATTTACTCAAAAAACAAAAAACAGAATTTCTTGATTTTCCAAGATTAGTACGATTTAATCCAAATATCCCATGGAAAACTCGTGGAAACGGAGCTGTTTCTATTAGAATTAAGACTAGCAAACCATCAAAAATAAAAAAGCAAATCAAAAATCTTGTCTCAAAATATTCTGATACTAAAAATGGTGCAAATCCTGGGTTGGTATTTTTTGAAAGCGAGTCTATTCCTTCTGAATTTACAAAATTTAGTGACTTGGCTTTGTGGCAATTGATTAACAGAAACAATGCAAAAAAATTTGCTAAAAAAAACAATCTTGAATATTTTTACAAAGGAAATGGACAAGGACTTGTTGGAGCAATTGGTGCAATAGGATACGATTTTCATGATCACACATTGGAATTATTGAGTTATCGTAAAAAACAAAAATTTGGAAAAGAAAGAAAAATTTCTATAAAAAGCGTAAAAGAAATGCAAGAAAAAACATATCCTGACACTTTCAATAGTTTTGATACAAAAAAAGGACGTGTTTTGATTACTCCTCATGGCCCAGACCCTGTTTTTTTTGGTGTTCGCGGAGAGAATGTAGGTTCATTGATTCACGCTTCTAAGATTCTGAAAAGTGAAGAAAGGTTGGATGGTTATATGATCTTTAAATCAAATCAAGGAACAGGTGATCATTTGAAACATGAACTTACTTTTGAAACTCTAAAGCCATACGCATCTGGAAAATTGACTGGTGTTGTATCAAATTCACCTAAAATTGTAAAAGGTGGCCATGTTTTTTTCAAAATTCTCTCAAACAATAACGAATTTTGGTGTGCAGTTTACAAACCAACAGGTATATCGGTCATTGCATCAAATTTAATCAAAGGCGATAAAATCTCTGTTGGCGGAGGAGTTAGAAAAGCTTCAAAAAATTTCCCTCGAATTATTAATCTTGAATTTATTGAGATCCTTTCCCTTGAAAATCAACTCATAACATCAAACCCAACTTGCAAAAAATGCAACAAAAAAATGAAATCTAAAGGTAAAGGACAAGGATTTCAATGCGTTCGTTGTGGGAAAAAATCACCAAGAAAAATAACTGAAAAAATTCCCAGATCTATTGATAAACAGTTGTATCTGCCAAAAATTTCTGCCCATAGACATCTTACACGCCCTAGACAAAGACAAGGTGTCACAAACAAATCAAATAATTTCAAAAAATCTCTTCCTTGGTTTTGTGTTTATCAAAATTAG